A genomic stretch from Vibrio coralliilyticus includes:
- a CDS encoding YjbF family lipoprotein encodes MSNKILALFIATLILFLSGCTQRFSDTNETLKEAFWGFEDVNLDKESIENIPYASSYFKINDGPQIFMVLAFVENNPNTGKTQYKWLSSDKAMIVTEEGRIVKTYNLPDANLRGTIPSKEMTHFKTPQYTWDAVYDWQPGYHYNHHAKIMTESVATTQLNSVLWSQQVKIWQEYISFEKLGKNMQSTFWVNDKGHVLKSAQWVIPDQLFIEQEVLKPYQG; translated from the coding sequence ATGTCCAATAAAATACTTGCTCTATTTATCGCGACTTTAATCCTATTCTTAAGCGGCTGTACCCAACGCTTCTCTGATACTAACGAGACCCTTAAAGAGGCCTTTTGGGGATTTGAAGACGTGAATTTAGATAAAGAGTCGATAGAAAACATCCCTTACGCCAGCAGCTATTTTAAAATCAATGATGGGCCACAAATTTTCATGGTGCTTGCATTCGTTGAAAATAACCCCAACACAGGAAAAACTCAGTATAAGTGGTTATCCAGTGATAAAGCGATGATTGTGACCGAAGAAGGGCGTATCGTTAAAACATATAACCTTCCAGACGCAAACCTAAGGGGTACAATTCCTTCCAAAGAAATGACCCACTTTAAAACGCCTCAGTATACTTGGGATGCAGTTTATGATTGGCAACCAGGTTACCACTATAATCATCATGCCAAAATTATGACAGAATCCGTTGCTACGACTCAATTAAACTCGGTACTGTGGTCTCAACAAGTTAAGATTTGGCAAGAGTACATTTCATTTGAAAAGCTAGGCAAAAACATGCAAAGCACCTTTTGGGTAAACGATAAGGGCCATGTACTAAAGTCGGCTCAATGGGTCATTCCAGACCAGCTTTTTATCGAACAAGAAGTACTCAAGCCATATCAAGGATGA